In the Aythya fuligula isolate bAytFul2 chromosome 29, bAytFul2.pri, whole genome shotgun sequence genome, CCGCGGGACCTGCGCAAGTGCTGCTTCTGCCACGAGGAGGGCGACGGGGCGACGGACGGGCCGGCCCGCCTGCTCAACCTCGACCTCGACCTCTGGGTCCACCTGAACTGCGCCCTGTGGTCCACGGAGGTCTACGAGACGCAGGGGGGGGCCCTGATCAACGTggaggtggccctgcaccgCGGGCTGCTCACCAAGTGCTCCCTGTGCCAGAAAACCGGCGCCACCAACAGCTGCAACCGCATCCGCTGCCCCAGCGTCTACCACTTCGCCTGCGCCATCCGCGCCAAGTGCATGTTCTTCAAGGACAAGACGATGCTGTGCCCGCTGCACAAGCTGAAGGGCCCCTGcgagcaggagctgagcacctTCACCGTCTTCCGGCGCGTCTACATCGAGCGGGACGAGGTGAAGCAGATCGCCAGCATCATCCAGCGGGGCGAGCGGCTCCACATGTTCCGTGTGGGCGGGCTGGTCTTCCACGCCATCGGGCAGCTGCTGCCGCACCAGATGGCCGACTTCCACAGCGTCACGGCCCTCTACCCCGTGGGCTACGAGGCCACGCGCATCTACTGGAGCCTGCGGACCAACAACCGCCGCTGCTGCTACCGCTGCACCATCTGCGAGAACAACGGCCGCCCCGAGTTCGTCGTGCAGGTCATCGAGCAGGGCCTGGAGGATTTGGTCTTCTCCGACTCTTCGCCGCAGGGTGAGCGCCGCGGGGAGGTGCccggagctggggctgagcctctGGGTGCTTTGGGAAGGGGGGAACGGGGTAAAAAGCGTCCTCGAGCTGCGGGCGCGTGGCTCAGtccccgttttttttttttttttttttccccccgttgGCAGCCGTCTGGAACCGGATCATCGAGCCGGTGGCGATGATGAGGAAGGAGGCCGACATGCTGCGGCTCTTCCCCGAGTACCTGAAGGGCGAGGAGCTCTTCGGCCTCACGGTGCACGCGGTGCTGCGCATCGCCGAGTCGGTAGGTCCCGGGGTTGGGCTGTGGTGGGGGGATGAAGGGGGtctcccctctgcagccccctcgCGAAAGGACCGGTGGCCGTgccggtggggctggggggtggccGTGGGGCTGCCCCTCAACCCCTGGCCCCCTCTTTTTTGGCAGCTGCCCGGCGTGGAGAGCTGCCAGAACTACCTGTTCCGCTACGGGCGCCATCCCCTCATGGAGCTGCCGCTGATGATCAACCCCACCGGCTGCGCCCGCGCCGAGCCCAAAATCCTCACCCACTACAAGCGGTGAGCAGGGGGGCAccgagggctggggggggacacccccCCGGGACACCCCCCCCCTGGGCTCTGACACCCttcccggtgtccccccccctctccttGGCAGGCCCCACACCCTGAACAGCACAAGCATGTCCAAGGCCTACCAGAGCACGTTCACGGGCGAGACCAACACGCCCTACAGCAAGCAGTTCGTGCACTCCAAGTCCTCCCAGTACCGGCGCCTGAAGACGGAGTGGAAGAACAACGTCTACCTGGCGCGGTCCCGCATCCAGGGCCTGGGGCTCTACGCCGCCAAGGACATCGAGAAGCACACCATGGTCATCGAGTACATCGGCACCATCATCCGCAACGAGGTGGCCAACCGGCGCGAGAAGATCTACGAGGAGCAGGTAGGGGGGTTGTGAGGGACCCTAGGGGGTTGTGGGGGGCCctggggggattttgggggatcctgggagggggtttggggggttttgggggtttGGGGCTGCAGTCACACCCTTTCTGTCCCCCCCTTAGAACCGTGGCATCTACATGTTCCGCATCAACAACGAGCACGTCATTGACGCCACGCTGACGGGGGGCCCGGCCAGGTGAGCGTGGGGCCGTGACCCCCCCTCCCAAAACCCCAGAAGACCCCCCTGGTGCTTCCCCCACAGCTCGGTGCTGAtcctgctgtgcccccccccccccaggtacATCAACCACTCGTGCGCCCCCAACTGCGTGGCCGAAGTCGTGACCTTCGACAAGGAGGACAAGATCATCATCATCTCCAGCCGGCGCATCCCCAAGGGGGAGGAGGtcaggggggggggggggggcacacgggGCGGCCGGGGTTATGGGgaggggggttggggagggatttggggtgggaggggggcgATTTTGGGGtgcggggccgtgccgtgcGTGActccccgctccccccagcTCACCTACGACTACCAGTTCGACTTCGAGGACGATCAGCACAAGATCCCCTGCCACTGCGGAGCCTGGAACTGCCGAAAGTGGATGAACTAGCGGCGAgagaatttggggggggggggggggggccgggggtgtCTCGGAGCCCTCCCGGGGATGcaccggtgtccccccccccagaaaaaaaacaaacaaaacaaaacaaaaaaaaggggcCCTCCGCCGGGGACGGGGCCCCCCGGGGCCACGgaggtgccgggggggggcggtTGGTGGCGGCCACTGGGGCACGGAGGTCGCTGGCCCGGCCCGAACggggacggacggacggacggacggacggactGGCAACTCAGGGTTTTCTTTGCTTCGTCCTGCGAGGAAAAAagcggggagcagggggggggggggcccggcgaGCCTCCCCCCATACCCcactcccccccaaaaaaaaccgaccccccccccctcactcCCCCGCCCGCCTCCCTCCTCGTGGCGGGGGGAGCCacggaggtggtggtggtggtggtggcggcggggggggggggaacaggaGCGGTCCCAGCGGAGCCGGAGCGAGTTGGGAGCCGCCGGCCTGGATTTTTAGAAACAAACCTTAATAATATTTGCTCGCTAATTACCAAGGTAACACAGACTCCTTGAGCTCGACAATCCGGGCTCTGCCCCGTCGCGCGCCGGCGGCGGCCAGAGCTCGCCTcggttcctttttttttttttttttgtctttttttttttcccctttttttccgtttttttttctttttggctctcttctttttttttatttttttgttgttttattattatttttttttcgtGCGTCTCGGACGAGCCCCGGAGCGAGCGGAGCGACGCGGGAGGAAAAGGCGCGCGCGCGGCGAAGGGCCCCCGCCAGACACAAGGAGCTTCTGCACCCAAACCTACCTCATTTCAAGTGTTAGATTTTTcgttgtttttaaatgtgagcccccccccccccccccccccccaacacccctaccccccccccagcctcccacGGGGGGCGGCCGTGCCCTAGCACCTCTCGTTGCCCCCCCTCTTTctctacccccccccccccccctctttgtccccatcccctctgtGGCTGCAGAAGGCCCCTGGCGGGGGGGGTCCCCTGGgggtggccggggggggggggggacgtgGGGCACCCCCGCCctcctgtgtccccccccctcagcCGTGCGATGTGCCAAGGTGCAAGGttggggggcttggggggggcgTAAAGGGGATGGGGGGCACTGACCCCGCTCCCCCCAAagctgggggtgagggggggcaAAGGGgatcgcccccccccccccccttcgcCCACCGCTGGGGCTCCGCTGTtggcacggggggggggcaggttatttatctatttatacCTTATATTGTATATACTAGatgggggggcggggggggggctcttTGTGCTCTGCTGGGCTGAGATTGGGGTTGCAGGGGgcgcacgggggggggggggcacggcatttgggagcccccccccccccccaggcaaGGGCGGCCTCGGGGAGCGGAGCAGCAAGTGGGCATTACGCAGTGCCCCCCGGCCCTGGcacccctgggggggggggtcctgggctgtgccccccccagccccagagcaccctgggggggggggtccctggctgtgtccccccccacctcctcctcctcctcctcctcctcctggccccCGGTGGGGAACGGGGGGGCCGCACGGCTCGGGGGGAGCCGGGATTTTTTAACGCACAAACACGCGGCGAAGGttggggggggtccgggggggccCCTCCCGGTACCGGGggagggggatttgggggggggggggtgttggggatggggggggggccGTGGCTGGTGCAGGGGGGGGGCCAGGCAGGGCCGGGGCGCTCTTGAAAGCTGCTTCCGCGACTCGTCAAAAGCTGCAAAAAAGGTTTTAaggtataaaaaaaagaaaaaaaaagaaaaaaaaaaaaacacaacacaataataataattaaaaattattaaaaaaataataaaataaaaataaaaacgaGCAAACACACCCggtttggggggagggggggacaccCCGTTTTTATGACCCCCCCCCCCTGAGGCCGGCCCGGgggacccccgggaccccccccccccgggtccccccccggtcccccccccgcccccacccGGTGaccctgctggggggggggggggaggaggagggaaaggtcGCCGCGCGGGCAGGGCGCGCTTCCGGTCACGTGGGCAGTGCTGGCGGAAGACGCCGCCGAGAAGCGGGCGGAAGTGGGGCGGCGGGACGGGAGCGAGAAGGGGGCCATGGAGGTGGGGGCGGCACCGGGAACGGGAccggggggggcgggagggggctggggggaccggggggggccTGGAGGGACCTGGGGGGTGCTAAAAGGACCGGGGGGGGGCTAaagggaccggggggggggcgcccGGTAACGGGAGCGGCGGTAacgggagcggggccgcgccCGGCCCGGTCCTTGTCGGTCCACAGGATCCAGGCCCCGGCctcggccccggcccggccgcggggagcccggcggagcagagccccccggggctggaAGGTGACGCCGCGGCTGGCCCCGGGCCTTGCGCTGGGCTCCGGGAGGGGGTCACGGGGGtaggggggggggtccccggtgTTGGGGTGTCCCCTTTTAGGGTGTCCCGGTGTCTCTTGGGGTGTCCTCTTGGGGTGTCCCATGTTTTGGGGTGTCCCGGTGTCCTCTTGTTGGGGTGTCCCGTGCTTTGGGGGTGTCCCGGTGTTGGGGTTTGTCATATTTTGGGGTGTCCTCTTGTTGGGGTGTCCCGGTGTTGGGGTTTTCTCACGTTTTGGGGTGTCCCGTTATTGGGTTTTCTCGTGTTTTGGGGTGTCCTCGCGTTGGGGTGTCCTGGTGTCAGGCTGTCCTCTCGTCGGGGTTTCTCATGTTTTGGGGTGTCCTCTCGTTGGGGTGTCTAGTGCCCTGGTGTTGGGGTTTCTCATGTTATGGGGTGTCCTGGCATTGGGGTGTCTTCTTGTTGGGGTGTCCCGGTGTTGGGGTGTCCTAGTGTTGGGATTTTCTCATATTTTGGGGCTGTCCTGTTTACCAGTGTCTCATTTTTGGGGCTGTCCCATTACCGGGTTTTCTCATGTTTTCGGGGTGTCCCGGTGTTGTGGTGTCTCATGTTTTGGGGTGTCCCAGTGTTGGGCTGTCTCATGTTTTGGGGTGCCTTGCGTTTGGGGTGTCCCCCTCACGCTGCGGGTCCCCAGGGGAGCCTCGCCGCGGCGCCTACACCGCCTTCATGAAGTCCCACCGCTGCTACGACCTCATCCCCACCAGCTCCAAGCTCGTCGTCTTCGACACTTCCctgcaggtgggatgggggcaggTTTGGGGTCGTTCCTCTGCCCCCGTTAAAGTTTTACGACCTGGAACGGGGGGTCTGGGCTGCCTGAGGGTGCCCCGTCCCCCCCCGTGACGCCCCCCACGGCAGGTGAAGAAGGCTTTCTTCGCGCTGGTCACCAACGGCGTGCGGGCTGCCCCGCTGTGGGACAGCAAGAAGCAGAGTTTTGTGGGTGAGTGAGCGGGACGGGGGGCTTGCGGGGTTGTGGGGGGGGGCCAGCAGGGGGGCTCTGCTCACCCCGCCTGCCCCCCAGGCATGCTGACCATCACCGACTTCATCAACATCCTGCACCGCTACTACAAGTCACCCATGGTAGGGCCGGCGCGGGGCTCTGTCCCCACACACCTGGGGTCTGGCTCCTGCCGGGGTCCGGGTTAACCCCGGGTTTTCTGCCGGGGCCCAGGTGCAGATCTACGAGCTGGAGGAGCACAAGATAGAGACGTGGAGAGGTGaggggggctgcccccggctgcttttccccccccccccagacctgTCCGGGGTACCCCAAACCCCGTGGCTCTGCGTCCCGCGGCGCCGCTGCCCCCCTCagcacctcctctccccccagAAGTCTACCTGCAGGACTCCTTCAAGCCGCTGGTCTGCATCTCCCCCAACGCCAGGTACCCCCCCTGCgtggcggggagggggctcaCCTCGTGGCGGCCCCGGGTGCGAgcccccttccccatcctcctcctccttcccacccGCAGCCTCTTCGACGCCGTCTCCTCGCTGATCCGCAACAAGATCCACCGCCTGCCCGTCATCGACCCCGACTCCGGGAACACGCTCTACATCCTCACCCACAAGCGCATCCTCAAGTTCCTCAAACTCTTCGTaagtcccagccctgccccgcgGGGTTGTGGCGGCGGTGACAGTGGCAGCGTAGAGCCGGGCGCCGCAGGCTCCGGGAGGCCGAGGTGGGTGCAGCTCCGGTGCCCTGCAGCAGGTACTTGAGGTACTCGAGGTGCTTGAGGTACTCGAGGTGCTGCCACGGGCACCCCGCTGCCCCCTGCTAGCGCCAACGCTGCGCCGCGTCCGCCCGGGGGCCGCGCTCCGCACCCAGCCCTCTCTGATTTCGCTCCTAGGACCACGGCCCGGGGCAGCCGGAGCCGGCAGCACCGCGGGGCCTGGGGCGCGCCGGGCCGAGCCAGCGTCAGCActgtcccccccctccccgtcccccctGCAGATAGCGGAGGTCCCCAAGCCCGAGTTCATGGCCAAGACGCTGGAGGAGCTGCGGATCGGCACCTACGACAACATCGCCGTGGTGCGGACCAGCACCCCCATCTACGTGGCGCTGGGCATCTTCGTTCAGCACCGCGTGTCCGCCCTGCCGGTCGTCGATGATTCGGGTGAGGAGGGGGCACGGCACGCGCCGGCTGTCCCTAAATGTCACCTCGGGGTCGGCACCGGCCCCTGGCACGCGGGACCAGCCCCCGAGCACGCCTCTCACGgccccttctctccctcctagGGCGGGTGGTGGACATCTACTCCAAATTCGACGTTATCGTGAGTACTGGGGGGGAAGTAGAGGCTGGgttggggtgaggggggggccGTGTGGGGCCCGGCTGCatccccagcacctctccctgccccagaaCCTGGCGGCCGAGAAGACGTACAACAACCTGGACGTGACGGTGACGCGGGCGCTGCAGCACCGCTCCCACTACTTCGAGGGTGTCCTCAAGTGCTACAAGCACGAGACGCTGGAAACCATCATCAACCGCCTGGTGGAGGCCGAGGTaaccccttcccttcccttccccccacccccccccaccccgggcaCCAGCTTGGGGCGGGTGGGGCCCGGGGGTCCCCGCGCCAACCTCAGCccctccgtgtcccccccaGGTGCACCGGTTGGTGGTGGTGGACGAGAGCGACGTGGTCAAGGGCATCATCTCTCTCTCTGACATCCTGCAAGCCCTGGTTCTCCCAGAGGGCTCCAAGCCCTGACGTGGTGGcaggggggggggctcagcctgTCTCGGtgcccctgccctcctctcctgcccccccccaggctctTGGGGAAggccgggggggtccccacTCACCAGCAGCATCCAGCAATAACCACCACCGTGGGGCTCCCCGGGTAGGGAGAGCCCCTGGCTCCCCCCCGGAGCCTCGCCGTGCGCCCTGAGCCCACGTTGGCCGTGCCAGGGGGGCGCTGGgtcagcccccggcccccccaggGGTGCTCCCCACGGGGCACCGAGCCCGGCTGGGAAAGGGCTGCGTGGAGCCGGGCCGGGATCAGCCCCCTGCGGGCTGGGGCTGTTCCACGAGCGGCTCCCGGACCCTCGTCACCCCCCCCTCGCAGGGATTTGTCCCGTTCCGTTTTAATTGTTCCGTGTTAATTGTCCCCACTTGGCTCCGTCCGGCCCAGGGCTGTCCCCGGGCCCCTCACTGCTGCGTCTTCACCTGCCACCACCTCGTGTGCGGGGGGAACCCGCGAATAAACACCGACCTGGCACCAACCCGGTCTCGCTGCGAGCTCTGTGGGGTCACCGGCGGAGGGGGTGCCCCGGGGAAGGGGGTTCAGCCCCTCCCTGGGCTCGGGGGAATCTGCTGAGCTCACCCAGACCCTAAATCCCTGTTTGTTCCGCCCGTGGCTTTTCTAAAAGGCCGGGATTGGGGACGGGACGGGGAGCGGGCAGGCTGCGGGGACCCTCCCGGCGCTGAGCTAAGGGGGGAACCGGGACTGAGGAAAGGCAGCGGAGTCCGGCGGGGGGCTGCGAccccccgggggtccccgcAGGGCTTGTGGGGGGGTCACCGGCCACCCCAACGCCAGGATCTGCCGTCGGTGCTGCCCGGGGGAGGCGCGAGGCTTGGCCATGCTGAGCGCGGCACATTCCCGGCCGGGGGGGAGGCCGAGCGCAGCCCCTGCCACCGCCAGCTCCGGGGTCCGGCGCGGGGTCCGACGCAGCGTTACGAGGTGAGGGCCacggggggaaccggggggggggacCAGGGGAGCCGAGTGCCGTACCGGGGGctggtgccggtgccggtgccgt is a window encoding:
- the PRKAG1 gene encoding 5'-AMP-activated protein kinase subunit gamma-1 isoform X2, with translation MKSHRCYDLIPTSSKLVVFDTSLQVKKAFFALVTNGVRAAPLWDSKKQSFVGMLTITDFINILHRYYKSPMVQIYELEEHKIETWREVYLQDSFKPLVCISPNASLFDAVSSLIRNKIHRLPVIDPDSGNTLYILTHKRILKFLKLFIAEVPKPEFMAKTLEELRIGTYDNIAVVRTSTPIYVALGIFVQHRVSALPVVDDSGRVVDIYSKFDVINLAAEKTYNNLDVTVTRALQHRSHYFEGVLKCYKHETLETIINRLVEAEVHRLVVVDESDVVKGIISLSDILQALVLPEGSKP
- the PRKAG1 gene encoding 5'-AMP-activated protein kinase subunit gamma-1 isoform X1, which translates into the protein MEDPGPGLGPGPAAGSPAEQSPPGLEGEPRRGAYTAFMKSHRCYDLIPTSSKLVVFDTSLQVKKAFFALVTNGVRAAPLWDSKKQSFVGMLTITDFINILHRYYKSPMVQIYELEEHKIETWREVYLQDSFKPLVCISPNASLFDAVSSLIRNKIHRLPVIDPDSGNTLYILTHKRILKFLKLFIAEVPKPEFMAKTLEELRIGTYDNIAVVRTSTPIYVALGIFVQHRVSALPVVDDSGRVVDIYSKFDVINLAAEKTYNNLDVTVTRALQHRSHYFEGVLKCYKHETLETIINRLVEAEVHRLVVVDESDVVKGIISLSDILQALVLPEGSKP